One Tomitella gaofuii DNA segment encodes these proteins:
- a CDS encoding SDR family oxidoreductase: MTDAQGRAGGRGVIVTGAGSGIGLAVTERLRRDGDRVLAVDLHPEAAGGDVLAADLTTREGNRAAVDTALEEFGRVDAIIANAGFQHVAPIRDFDPDAWDSLLALLLTSPFLLAKYGWDALAAAPDGGRFIAVASAHALTASPFKSAYVSAKHGVLGLVRTIALEGAESGVTSAALCPAYVRTPLVEKQISDQARAHRMSEDEVVARVMLERQAVKRLIEPDEVADAVAFLLTPAGRAFTGAALPMDQGWTAR, encoded by the coding sequence ATGACGGATGCGCAGGGCCGGGCCGGAGGACGCGGGGTCATCGTGACGGGCGCCGGCAGCGGCATCGGGCTCGCCGTCACCGAACGGCTGCGGCGCGACGGCGACCGCGTCCTCGCGGTGGACCTGCATCCCGAGGCCGCCGGCGGCGACGTCCTCGCCGCCGACCTGACCACACGCGAAGGCAACAGGGCCGCGGTCGATACGGCACTCGAGGAGTTCGGCCGCGTCGACGCGATCATCGCGAACGCCGGATTCCAGCACGTCGCGCCGATCCGCGACTTCGACCCCGACGCCTGGGATTCCCTGCTCGCACTCCTGCTCACCAGCCCGTTCCTGCTGGCCAAGTATGGGTGGGACGCGCTCGCGGCAGCGCCGGACGGCGGCCGGTTCATCGCCGTCGCCTCCGCGCACGCGCTGACCGCCAGCCCGTTCAAGTCCGCGTACGTCTCCGCCAAGCACGGCGTGCTCGGCCTTGTCCGCACGATCGCGCTGGAAGGCGCCGAATCCGGCGTCACCTCGGCCGCCCTCTGCCCGGCGTACGTGCGCACGCCTCTGGTGGAAAAGCAGATCAGCGACCAGGCGCGCGCCCATCGCATGTCCGAGGACGAGGTGGTGGCGCGGGTCATGCTCGAGCGGCAGGCGGTGAAAAGGCTCATCGAGCCCGACGAGGTCGCCGACGCCGTCGCATTCCTGCTGACGCCGGCGGGGCGTGCGTTCACCGGTGCGGCGTTGCCGATGGACCAGGGGTGGACGGCCCGGTAG
- a CDS encoding alpha/beta fold hydrolase, translated as MMATQTRVPSQRTAWARAPWEISSAWTSGWAGYLRSAARRGAGPATVLNDTAVWFRAVTRRRTPGWSTEHTVVRNWPQARLLDFSTGTSAVPTLVLPPQAGHASSIVDYSPEQSQIRTALEAGLDSLYCLDWLPATAETAGSTIEDYVGILDDAVGRLGGRVNLIGDCQGGWLASIYAALRPGAVHSLSVGGAPIDFHAGRSAIREWMKATGAGDPMRPYRAMVALGRGRYRGRNQLLAFKMLEPAGEAERVMDLWAHIDDPAHVERFNDFTDWFEWTQDIAGPFYLWIVEHLFVRNELVAGTLTVGGERVDLGRITAPLLILAGTRDHITPAAQAWALDTYAATSPEQARRESVDAGHLGLFMGHTALREHWLPGLRAVAALPRP; from the coding sequence ATGATGGCAACGCAGACCCGTGTCCCGTCCCAGCGCACCGCCTGGGCTCGTGCGCCCTGGGAGATCTCGTCCGCGTGGACGTCCGGCTGGGCGGGATATCTGCGCTCGGCAGCACGGCGCGGCGCCGGCCCGGCGACCGTGCTCAACGACACGGCGGTGTGGTTCCGCGCAGTCACCCGGCGCCGCACCCCCGGGTGGAGCACGGAGCACACGGTGGTGCGGAACTGGCCGCAGGCACGGCTGCTCGACTTCTCCACCGGCACTTCGGCGGTGCCCACCCTGGTGCTTCCCCCGCAGGCCGGGCACGCCTCCTCGATAGTCGACTACTCGCCGGAGCAGTCGCAGATCCGCACCGCGCTGGAGGCCGGGCTGGACAGTCTCTACTGTCTGGACTGGCTTCCCGCCACCGCCGAGACCGCCGGGTCCACCATCGAGGACTACGTCGGGATCCTCGACGACGCGGTCGGCAGGCTGGGCGGGCGGGTCAACCTCATCGGCGACTGCCAGGGCGGCTGGCTCGCCTCCATCTACGCAGCGCTGCGTCCCGGGGCGGTGCATTCGCTGTCGGTCGGCGGCGCTCCCATCGACTTCCACGCGGGGCGCTCGGCGATCCGCGAGTGGATGAAGGCCACGGGCGCCGGCGATCCGATGCGGCCCTACCGGGCGATGGTGGCACTGGGCCGAGGACGGTACCGCGGGCGCAACCAGCTGCTGGCGTTCAAGATGCTCGAGCCCGCCGGCGAGGCCGAGCGCGTGATGGACCTGTGGGCGCACATCGACGACCCCGCACATGTGGAGCGCTTCAACGACTTCACCGACTGGTTCGAATGGACCCAGGACATCGCCGGCCCATTCTACCTGTGGATCGTCGAGCACCTCTTCGTCCGGAACGAGCTGGTCGCGGGGACGCTGACCGTCGGTGGCGAGCGCGTGGACCTCGGTCGGATCACGGCGCCGCTGCTCATACTGGCGGGGACGCGCGACCACATCACGCCTGCCGCACAGGCGTGGGCCCTGGACACGTACGCGGCGACGTCGCCGGAGCAGGCGCGCCGGGAATCGGTGGACGCCGGGCACCTCGGGTTGTTCATGGGCCACACGGCACTGCGTGAGCACTGGCTGCCGGGGCTGCGCGCCGTGGCGGCGCTGCCGCGGCCGTAG
- a CDS encoding SSI family serine proteinase inhibitor, translating into MHTFTRTFVGAAGAAALSAGLFAGVAGAAPSGSIADSPVGFGAFVLTSGTDAAGLICSPDVGTHPDPAQACDSIRQAGGNFDALPRDAHVLCPMIYMPTPARAIGVWVDTGGPRIVDYSHTYGNGCVANAASGGVFGF; encoded by the coding sequence ATGCACACCTTCACCCGCACCTTCGTCGGCGCCGCGGGCGCCGCCGCACTGAGCGCAGGCCTGTTCGCGGGAGTCGCCGGTGCCGCGCCCAGCGGTTCCATCGCGGACTCCCCCGTCGGCTTCGGCGCATTCGTGCTCACCAGCGGAACCGACGCAGCGGGGCTGATCTGCTCCCCGGACGTCGGCACCCATCCCGATCCGGCGCAGGCATGCGATTCCATCCGGCAGGCCGGCGGCAATTTCGATGCGCTTCCCCGAGATGCGCACGTGCTGTGTCCGATGATCTACATGCCCACCCCGGCGCGTGCGATCGGCGTGTGGGTCGACACGGGCGGGCCCCGCATCGTCGACTACTCCCACACCTACGGCAACGGTTGCGTCGCCAACGCGGCCTCCGGCGGCGTGTTCGGCTTCTGA
- a CDS encoding PQQ-dependent sugar dehydrogenase — translation MSAHRRLTAPAVIAALVTALIGCTSANDPAAAIPTSSGSLGSAGPGGGPAAPGPGGPLTGTPVDVTTGLDVPWSVVFAGAIPLVSERNTGRILEITADGSARTVGTVPSVVTGGEGGTLGMAVDDGRRLYVYSTGPDGNRIQRFSLLGQQGSLALGPPETILDGLPSATIHNGGRIAFGPDGMLYAGVGDAGERSRAQDLGSLGGKILRMTPDGAVPADNPFPGSLVYSYGHRNVQGFGWAEDGTMSASEFGQNTWDELNVIEPGGNYGWPAVEGIAGDARFLDPVQQWRPAEASPSGIAVADGTVFIANLRGATLRAVPVDQPTTSRDYFTHEYGRLRDVAVSPDHSLWFLTGNTDGRGTVRPGDDRIVSIGLADAS, via the coding sequence ATGTCCGCACACCGCCGCCTCACCGCCCCCGCCGTCATCGCCGCGCTGGTCACCGCGCTGATCGGCTGCACCTCGGCGAACGACCCGGCCGCGGCGATCCCCACGTCATCCGGGTCACTGGGATCGGCCGGACCCGGCGGCGGCCCCGCCGCGCCCGGCCCGGGCGGGCCGCTGACCGGCACGCCGGTGGACGTGACGACCGGGCTGGACGTGCCTTGGTCGGTCGTGTTCGCCGGTGCAATCCCATTGGTGAGCGAACGCAATACCGGCCGGATCCTCGAGATCACCGCCGACGGTTCCGCGCGCACGGTCGGCACGGTCCCGAGCGTCGTGACGGGCGGCGAGGGCGGAACACTCGGCATGGCCGTCGACGACGGCCGACGCCTCTATGTCTATTCGACGGGCCCGGATGGCAACCGCATCCAGCGCTTTTCCCTGCTCGGACAGCAGGGTTCCCTGGCGCTCGGCCCGCCGGAGACGATCCTCGACGGCCTGCCGTCTGCGACCATCCACAATGGCGGGCGCATCGCCTTCGGCCCCGATGGCATGCTCTATGCGGGCGTCGGCGACGCGGGCGAGAGGTCCCGTGCCCAGGATCTCGGATCGCTCGGCGGGAAGATCCTGCGCATGACGCCCGACGGGGCCGTCCCCGCAGATAACCCGTTCCCCGGATCCCTCGTCTACAGCTACGGACACCGCAACGTCCAGGGGTTCGGCTGGGCCGAGGACGGCACGATGTCCGCCTCGGAGTTCGGGCAGAACACGTGGGACGAGCTGAACGTCATCGAGCCGGGCGGCAACTACGGCTGGCCCGCCGTCGAGGGGATCGCGGGTGACGCCCGCTTCCTCGACCCGGTGCAGCAGTGGCGGCCGGCGGAGGCGAGTCCCAGTGGGATCGCGGTGGCCGACGGCACGGTCTTCATCGCGAACCTGCGCGGCGCGACGCTGCGCGCCGTCCCCGTCGACCAACCCACGACCTCCCGCGACTACTTCACGCACGAGTACGGGCGCCTGCGCGACGTCGCCGTATCCCCCGATCACTCGCTGTGGTTCCTCACCGGCAACACAGACGGCCGCGGGACGGTGCGCCCCGGCGACGACCGCATCGTGTCGATCGGCCTCGCCGATGCGAGCTGA
- a CDS encoding DsbA family protein, whose product MRGQTVDAGGTIDAGRPWRSPRSGRRRAVAATAGAVLVAGALAGCGSGAGGSGPGVPASGASVSSTAADSPSSTAGGATPDLSRMGIASVVGVPVSVDADGAIRLGIAHAPVVLDVYEDYFCEACGQFTDLYGDSVYSAITGRRLAVRYHSITILDGKSPSGDYSTRAAAAARCVAQSGDAVAYSKFRDALFTKGVQPHEGAKSDFDDAQLARMAQRLGADGPAVSCIADGSLVDAEKTAASTARTSLAALSGGSTVTPSVYQGTSEVRISRSEWLADVLNAQATSVPSPAVSSPVPTTGGR is encoded by the coding sequence GTGCGCGGACAGACGGTGGATGCAGGCGGCACGATCGACGCAGGGCGACCCTGGCGATCTCCGCGGTCCGGGCGTCGCCGTGCCGTCGCCGCGACGGCCGGCGCGGTGCTCGTGGCCGGCGCGCTCGCCGGGTGCGGATCGGGCGCCGGCGGCTCCGGCCCAGGCGTGCCCGCTTCCGGTGCCTCTGTTTCCTCCACCGCCGCCGACTCGCCGTCCTCCACTGCAGGCGGCGCGACGCCGGACCTGTCGCGGATGGGCATCGCCTCCGTGGTGGGCGTGCCGGTGTCTGTGGACGCGGATGGCGCGATACGCCTCGGGATCGCGCACGCGCCAGTGGTCCTCGACGTCTACGAGGACTACTTCTGCGAGGCGTGCGGGCAGTTCACCGACCTGTACGGGGACTCTGTGTACTCGGCGATCACGGGACGCCGGCTGGCGGTGCGCTACCACTCGATCACCATCCTCGACGGCAAGTCGCCCTCCGGCGACTACTCCACGCGGGCGGCCGCTGCGGCGCGGTGCGTCGCGCAGTCGGGGGACGCCGTCGCGTACTCGAAGTTCCGTGACGCCTTGTTCACCAAGGGTGTGCAGCCCCACGAGGGAGCGAAATCGGACTTCGACGACGCTCAGCTGGCGCGGATGGCGCAGCGGCTCGGCGCCGATGGGCCGGCGGTGTCCTGCATCGCGGACGGGTCGCTGGTGGACGCGGAGAAGACCGCGGCGTCCACGGCGCGGACGTCGCTGGCTGCGCTGTCCGGCGGCTCCACGGTCACGCCGTCCGTGTATCAGGGGACCAGCGAGGTGAGGATCTCCCGTTCGGAATGGCTGGCGGACGTGCTCAACGCGCAGGCCACGTCGGTGCCGTCGCCCGCCGTGTCCTCGCCGGTGCCGACCACCGGTGGACGGTGA
- a CDS encoding DsbA family protein: MSSKKPPKKYNAAKLGNDKRNDALLTYVLGGVAIVAIIVLIVIFVVLPNTKDTEVQAEGYGSVQEGTPVKVIDSGGVLLGDPNAPVKIDAYEDFLCPACAMFENQFGGAINQAIDNGQMAVQYHMLDFLNKYSASGDYSTRAAGAALCVADTGDGALFSKFHSALFQDGVKPEENGSTDLSNAQLSEVAKQVGADDGVVSCIADGTKVDAAKAGAQASMQQLSDQTGGQVSTPTVMHDGKKVNIQSADWITQLTAQ; the protein is encoded by the coding sequence GTGAGCTCCAAGAAACCACCGAAGAAGTACAACGCCGCGAAGCTGGGGAACGATAAGCGCAACGACGCCCTGCTCACTTACGTGCTCGGCGGCGTCGCGATCGTTGCGATCATCGTGTTGATCGTGATCTTCGTGGTCTTGCCGAACACCAAGGACACCGAGGTGCAGGCCGAGGGGTACGGGTCGGTCCAGGAAGGCACCCCGGTCAAGGTCATCGACAGCGGCGGGGTGCTGCTGGGCGACCCGAACGCACCGGTGAAGATCGACGCCTACGAGGACTTCCTGTGCCCGGCGTGTGCCATGTTCGAGAACCAGTTCGGCGGCGCTATCAACCAGGCCATCGACAACGGCCAGATGGCGGTCCAGTACCACATGCTGGACTTCCTCAACAAGTACTCGGCCAGCGGCGACTATTCCACGCGCGCGGCCGGTGCGGCGCTGTGCGTGGCGGACACCGGCGACGGCGCGCTGTTCTCCAAGTTCCACAGCGCCCTGTTCCAGGACGGCGTCAAGCCGGAGGAGAACGGTTCGACGGACCTCAGCAACGCCCAGCTCTCCGAGGTGGCCAAGCAGGTCGGCGCGGACGACGGGGTTGTCTCCTGCATCGCCGACGGCACGAAGGTCGACGCGGCGAAGGCGGGCGCGCAGGCGTCCATGCAGCAGCTGTCCGACCAGACCGGCGGCCAGGTGAGCACCCCGACCGTCATGCACGACGGCAAGAAGGTCAACATCCAGTCGGCCGATTGGATCACGCAGCTCACCGCGCAGTGA
- a CDS encoding Nramp family divalent metal transporter, whose translation MLFGPAFVAAVAYVDPGNVAANVTAGSRYGYLLLWVLILANAMAVLIQYLSAKLGLVTGSSLSETLGARLRPAARRGFWLQAEVAAAATDVAEVIGGAIALHLLFGLPLAAGGAITGVVSMALLAVGDRRGQRRFELLVVGLLLIITIGFTCGLLFVDVSPSALVGGIVPRFEGVQTLLLAAGMLGATVMPHAIYVHSALARDRHRADLVHLEARGAADGPAEGCGADAPDAEPTAPVRKDAGRGHAVLDRLLRATRWDVAVALVVAGGVNIALLVLAAAALHGVSGTDTIAGAHHAIEAALGPAVGTVFAVGLLASGLASTSVGAAAGAEIMSGLLRVRVPLLARRLVTLVPAVALLAAGADPTYALILSQVVLSFCIPFALIPLVRYTAQVSMMGVYRSGPVVRVASWATVAVIVALNAALLALTMLGVD comes from the coding sequence ATGCTGTTCGGCCCCGCCTTCGTCGCCGCGGTCGCATACGTGGACCCGGGGAACGTCGCCGCGAACGTGACCGCGGGGTCCCGGTACGGATACCTGCTGCTGTGGGTGCTGATCCTCGCCAACGCGATGGCGGTGCTCATCCAGTACCTGTCCGCGAAGCTGGGTCTGGTCACCGGATCGTCACTGTCGGAGACTCTGGGCGCACGACTCCGGCCGGCGGCCCGGCGCGGGTTCTGGCTGCAGGCCGAGGTCGCTGCGGCCGCCACGGACGTCGCCGAGGTGATCGGCGGCGCCATCGCTCTCCACCTGCTCTTCGGCCTCCCCCTCGCCGCCGGCGGCGCGATCACCGGAGTCGTGTCGATGGCGCTGCTGGCGGTGGGCGACCGGCGCGGGCAGCGCCGCTTCGAGCTGCTCGTGGTGGGCCTGCTGCTCATCATCACGATCGGCTTCACCTGCGGGCTGCTGTTCGTCGACGTCTCCCCCTCGGCCCTCGTCGGCGGCATCGTGCCCCGCTTCGAGGGGGTGCAGACGCTGCTGCTGGCCGCGGGCATGCTCGGGGCGACGGTGATGCCGCATGCCATCTACGTCCATTCCGCACTCGCGCGCGATCGGCACCGCGCCGACCTCGTGCACCTGGAAGCGCGGGGGGCGGCCGACGGCCCGGCCGAGGGCTGCGGCGCGGATGCCCCGGATGCGGAACCCACCGCCCCCGTGCGCAAGGACGCCGGACGGGGCCACGCCGTCCTCGACAGGCTGCTGCGCGCCACCCGCTGGGACGTGGCGGTGGCACTGGTCGTCGCCGGGGGCGTGAACATCGCGCTGCTCGTGCTCGCCGCCGCCGCGCTGCACGGAGTCTCCGGCACCGACACCATCGCGGGCGCGCACCACGCCATCGAAGCCGCACTGGGCCCGGCCGTGGGCACCGTGTTCGCGGTGGGGCTGCTGGCCTCCGGCCTGGCCTCCACATCGGTGGGCGCCGCTGCGGGCGCCGAGATCATGTCGGGGCTGCTGCGCGTGCGTGTCCCGCTGCTCGCGCGCCGCCTCGTCACGCTGGTACCGGCCGTGGCCCTGCTCGCAGCGGGAGCCGACCCCACCTATGCGCTGATCCTCAGCCAGGTGGTGTTGAGCTTCTGCATCCCGTTCGCGCTCATCCCCCTGGTGCGCTATACGGCGCAGGTCTCGATGATGGGCGTGTACCGCAGCGGCCCCGTCGTCCGCGTCGCCTCCTGGGCGACGGTGGCCGTGATCGTCGCGCTCAATGCCGCACTGCTCGCCCTGACCATGCTCGGCGTCGATTAG
- a CDS encoding ABC transporter permease, which translates to MNAEQRDSPRGDTAREADYAEILADDIEAVAPTLGGHRPAHEAPPGTDAPVGLATIAKAMVFPLFFVVMFALCYVSAFHNPAPHDMRLTVVGPGSSAAAVASGLEQGSPGAFDVATSTDLDGALERLADRDVQGVIELGSPVVAHVASGGSATVAQTVQSVAAPLAQQTGTTVTVDDIAPVTGGDATGMGLFYFMVVCSIAGYLTVTVLSQLAPNMTLRRQLGILGAMSVALTLIAFAVSSIFTGTYGAGAGGLTALLLIGVLYTFTIGIVAVLLNRLLGQAAIMAVMMVAIFLNFPSAGGAIAPSMLPAAWEAVHAFWIGSGAIQAMQSVIYFGGNGAGHGLLILAGWLAVAAAGLAITVRRTSRHTSDAAGKTRAAAAEAPDREPVPVR; encoded by the coding sequence ATGAACGCAGAACAGCGGGACAGCCCGCGCGGCGACACCGCGCGCGAAGCCGACTACGCGGAGATCCTCGCCGACGACATCGAGGCGGTCGCCCCGACGCTCGGCGGGCACCGCCCCGCGCACGAGGCCCCACCGGGCACCGACGCCCCGGTGGGCCTCGCGACCATCGCGAAGGCCATGGTCTTCCCGCTGTTCTTCGTCGTCATGTTCGCGCTGTGCTACGTCAGCGCATTCCACAATCCCGCCCCGCACGACATGCGGCTGACCGTCGTCGGCCCCGGCTCCTCCGCGGCAGCGGTGGCCTCCGGGCTGGAACAGGGCTCGCCGGGTGCGTTCGACGTCGCCACCTCGACCGACCTGGACGGCGCGCTCGAGCGCCTCGCCGACCGCGACGTGCAAGGCGTGATCGAGCTCGGCAGCCCCGTGGTGGCGCACGTCGCCTCCGGGGGGAGCGCCACGGTGGCGCAGACGGTGCAGTCGGTCGCCGCTCCCCTCGCGCAGCAGACCGGGACCACTGTGACTGTCGACGACATCGCGCCCGTCACCGGAGGGGACGCCACCGGGATGGGACTGTTCTACTTCATGGTCGTCTGCTCCATCGCCGGCTACCTCACCGTCACGGTGCTGTCCCAGCTGGCGCCGAACATGACGCTGCGGAGGCAGCTGGGCATCCTCGGCGCCATGTCCGTGGCACTGACCCTCATCGCCTTCGCAGTCTCGTCGATCTTCACCGGCACGTACGGCGCCGGCGCGGGCGGTCTGACCGCGTTGCTGCTCATCGGCGTCCTCTACACGTTCACGATCGGGATCGTCGCGGTGCTGCTCAACAGGCTGCTCGGCCAGGCGGCGATCATGGCGGTGATGATGGTCGCGATCTTCCTGAACTTCCCCAGCGCGGGCGGCGCCATCGCGCCGTCGATGCTGCCGGCGGCGTGGGAGGCCGTGCATGCGTTCTGGATCGGCTCGGGCGCGATCCAGGCCATGCAGTCGGTGATCTACTTCGGCGGCAACGGCGCCGGGCACGGACTGCTCATCCTCGCCGGCTGGCTGGCGGTCGCCGCGGCCGGGCTCGCGATCACCGTGCGGCGCACGAGCAGGCACACCTCCGACGCGGCTGGAAAGACCCGCGCCGCGGCCGCGGAGGCTCCGGATCGGGAACCCGTTCCGGTGCGTTGA
- the smpB gene encoding SsrA-binding protein SmpB, translating into MAKKGKGGKKSKAADADGRRVIATNRKARHNYVILDTYEAGVALVGTEVKSLREGKASLVDAFATVDDGEVWLRGLHIPEYSHGTWTNHAPRRVRKLLLHRRQIEMLIGKTQEGSLTLVPLSMYFSGGKVKLELALARGKQVYDKRQDIRRRTMEREVTRELGRRVKGMRG; encoded by the coding sequence ATGGCCAAGAAGGGCAAGGGCGGCAAGAAGTCCAAGGCCGCGGACGCCGACGGCAGGCGGGTGATCGCCACCAACCGCAAGGCCCGCCACAACTACGTGATCCTCGACACCTACGAGGCCGGGGTGGCGCTGGTGGGCACCGAGGTCAAGAGCCTGCGCGAAGGCAAGGCGTCGCTGGTTGACGCTTTCGCCACGGTCGACGACGGCGAGGTGTGGCTCCGCGGCCTGCACATCCCCGAGTATTCGCACGGCACCTGGACCAACCATGCGCCGCGGCGGGTGCGTAAGCTGCTGCTGCACCGGCGCCAGATCGAGATGCTCATCGGCAAGACCCAGGAGGGCAGCCTGACCCTGGTGCCGTTGTCGATGTACTTCTCCGGCGGCAAGGTCAAGCTGGAACTGGCGCTGGCGCGCGGCAAGCAGGTATACGACAAGCGGCAGGACATCCGGCGCCGCACCATGGAACGCGAGGTCACTCGCGAGCTCGGCCGCCGCGTCAAGGGCATGCGCGGCTGA